The genomic region AATGACAAAACCACCAATAAGACTTTCATCGATTTGTTCTTTTACACTCCTTACTTTAAGAGACATTTTTTTCTCAATCAAAGGGAGCAAGCGACTCTTCTGTTCATCAGTTAAAGGATGAGCTGACCTAATCGTCACTTCAAATCGATTTGTTTCTTTTTCAAGTCGGTTCAAGCAATCTACAAGAATATCATAAAAAAGATTTGCTCTATGATTGTAGATAAGAACCTGGATAAAGTTTTGCAATAAAGTCGACACTGAATCTTGGAAGAACGCAATCGTTTTTTCCTTGTCAGACTCGTCTACTGCCACTTTTTTTAAAAAAGAAGGTAAGCCTGTTTCTTCAGCAACTTGCTTGATTTGAGCTAAGTCTGAAAAGATACGGTCTTCTTCTCCTTTTTCTAAAACCAATTGGACAAAAGGCATGCTGTATTTTTCAATTACCTTTACTGTTTTCTTGTCCATTAAGCTTCTCCTAGCTGATCGATATACTGATCAATGAGTTCTTTATGGGCATGACCGTCAAGGTTTTGTGAGATGATTTTACCAGCCAAGCTGATTGTCAAATCTGCTACCTCACCCTTAACGCTTTGTAAAGCTTCAGCTTTATTTTGAGCAATTTCTTGGTTCGCTTTTTCTTTCAAGCGTCCTGCTTCTAGCTTAGCATCTGCTAAAATACTAGCTTTGCTTTTCTCAGCTGTTTCTTTCGCATTCTCAATGATTGTCTTAGCTTCTTTACGGCTACCAGCCAATTCATCTTCGCGTTTCTGAGCCAATACTTCTGCTTTTTGACGTGCTTGTTCAGCTCCGTCAATATCTGCTGCAATTTTTTCTGCTCTTTGTTCGAAAATGCTAGTCAAATTTGACCAAGCGTATTTCTTAACCAAGACTAGCAAGAGAATAAAGGAACCAGCGATTAGTATAAAATCACCAAGTAATTCACCTACTGTTACATTCATAAACTACTCCTTTCTATTCTTCATCATTAATTTTATTTCCTAGGTACATTGAAGATAACAATGTAAATACATATGCTTGTACACAAGAAATAAAAACAGAAAATGCAGTCCAGATTAGATTTGTTCCAAAAGCAATAGGATACCAATAGAAGGCCTGATGAGAAAGTAGGACTAACATACTTGCCATCACTTCCCCTGCAAAGATATTACCAAATACCCGCAATGCAAGTGAAAGGAGATTGGTAACTTCTTCTAAGAGATTCATTGGTGTCATAAAACCTGGTGTTACAAATGCTTTTAAATACTTTTTGATTCCACGACGACGAATTCCTTCTACGTGGGTCATTAAGATAATTGTAAAAGACAAGACCAAGTCAAATGACAAATTTGCTGTTGGTGAGGTCCAAAGATTTACACCATCTGTAGTCTGAATTCTAGCCATTAAGCCAATATTATTTGCAATGGCCATAAATAGGAATAAACAGAAATAAAAGAGAGAATAATCCTTTATCATTGGACCAAGGTTTGATTTTGTAAATCCAACAACAAAATCAAATAAATACTCTAATACATTTTGTTTTCCTGTGGGTCTCAAAGTCATATTTCGAGTTGCCCAATAAATAAAGCCAAAAATAAGTGCTACAGTCAACAAAGTCAAAACTACTATGGTTAAATTAAAGGTAACAGGACCAATATTGATGGTTGGATTAATACTTTCTTCCATCTAAAATCCTCCCTTTTTCAATTTATACTTCTTTTATTTGATGATAAATGAAAAGACAAGAGTAACGAAGAAAGTACCTTCAATAAAGGCAACCCCTAGGATCATCAAACTACGTAGTTCTGAGATGATATCTGGTTGGCGAGCAACTGATTTCAACAAACCGTTCATCAACAAACCTTCACCAAGAGATACACCCATACAGGCAAGACATAGACCGAAAAATGTTAAATTCATGACGAATTCTCCTTTTAATTAAAATTTACTTACTTAGTTT from Streptococcus mitis NCTC 12261 harbors:
- the atpB gene encoding F0F1 ATP synthase subunit A, with product MEESINPTINIGPVTFNLTIVVLTLLTVALIFGFIYWATRNMTLRPTGKQNVLEYLFDFVVGFTKSNLGPMIKDYSLFYFCLFLFMAIANNIGLMARIQTTDGVNLWTSPTANLSFDLVLSFTIILMTHVEGIRRRGIKKYLKAFVTPGFMTPMNLLEEVTNLLSLALRVFGNIFAGEVMASMLVLLSHQAFYWYPIAFGTNLIWTAFSVFISCVQAYVFTLLSSMYLGNKINDEE
- a CDS encoding F0F1 ATP synthase subunit delta, which encodes MDKKTVKVIEKYSMPFVQLVLEKGEEDRIFSDLAQIKQVAEETGLPSFLKKVAVDESDKEKTIAFFQDSVSTLLQNFIQVLIYNHRANLFYDILVDCLNRLEKETNRFEVTIRSAHPLTDEQKSRLLPLIEKKMSLKVRSVKEQIDESLIGGFVIFANHKTIDVSIKQQLKVVKENLK
- a CDS encoding F0F1 ATP synthase subunit C, yielding MNLTFFGLCLACMGVSLGEGLLMNGLLKSVARQPDIISELRSLMILGVAFIEGTFFVTLVFSFIIK
- the atpF gene encoding F0F1 ATP synthase subunit B; its protein translation is MNVTVGELLGDFILIAGSFILLLVLVKKYAWSNLTSIFEQRAEKIAADIDGAEQARQKAEVLAQKREDELAGSRKEAKTIIENAKETAEKSKASILADAKLEAGRLKEKANQEIAQNKAEALQSVKGEVADLTISLAGKIISQNLDGHAHKELIDQYIDQLGEA